A genome region from Flammeovirga agarivorans includes the following:
- a CDS encoding GNAT family N-acetyltransferase, with protein sequence MNLSNRNFKNHANYFPSNNALMRVLNTYSLTYIDSGFKSDTYNIIHIHDTDKIVINEVSEAIDFCENRLRKPCVWLDKSDLNDTLSDIFQNLDLEETGSSVMLELPTLSLVEPYEVDKNIFQAKEKQDIIDHAFVIANNWDPFDTEVLHHYNRNVEFILKQDKSILLNYSDGTSTVGVIELFLDPENPKVAGIYNLSVFSDQRKNGIGTKLVEAALYFAKNMNVEQVVTQASEDSLGIFKKFKFNETGIILEFGKK encoded by the coding sequence ATGAATTTATCAAATAGAAATTTTAAAAATCATGCAAATTACTTTCCCTCAAATAATGCTTTAATGAGGGTTCTAAATACATATTCATTAACCTATATAGATAGTGGTTTTAAGTCTGATACATATAATATCATTCATATTCATGATACAGACAAAATTGTAATAAATGAAGTTTCTGAGGCAATTGACTTTTGTGAGAATAGATTGAGAAAACCATGTGTTTGGCTTGATAAGAGTGACTTAAATGATACATTAAGTGATATTTTCCAAAATTTGGACTTAGAAGAAACGGGATCAAGTGTCATGTTAGAATTACCAACATTATCACTTGTAGAACCATATGAAGTCGATAAAAATATTTTTCAGGCAAAAGAAAAACAAGATATCATTGATCATGCCTTTGTTATAGCAAACAATTGGGATCCATTTGATACCGAGGTTTTACATCATTATAATAGGAATGTTGAATTCATCTTAAAGCAGGATAAATCGATTCTTTTAAATTACTCTGATGGAACAAGTACAGTTGGAGTGATAGAATTATTTCTTGATCCAGAAAATCCTAAGGTTGCAGGTATTTATAATCTATCTGTATTTAGTGATCAAAGAAAAAATGGAATAGGAACAAAGCTAGTAGAAGCGGCATTGTATTTTGCTAAAAATATGAATGTGGAGCAAGTAGTAACTCAGGCATCTGAAGATTCATTGGGCATATTCAAGAAATTCAAATTTAATGAAACGGGTATAATTCTTGAGTTTGGGAAAAAATAA
- a CDS encoding phage holin family protein has protein sequence MKEFIVRILVSAIAVWACAGVLGQFTTEVSVTNYGTAIWAALAIGVLNAFVKPILTLLTLPITVFTLGLFLLVINALMFYWAGSWVDGFSTGGLGTSFVFSLFYSTVLTFLDSLFGVRRD, from the coding sequence ATGAAAGAATTTATCGTAAGAATATTAGTCTCGGCTATAGCAGTTTGGGCTTGTGCTGGTGTGCTAGGACAGTTTACAACTGAAGTAAGTGTCACCAATTATGGAACTGCAATATGGGCAGCTTTAGCTATAGGTGTTCTAAATGCCTTTGTTAAACCCATTTTAACTTTATTGACATTACCAATTACTGTCTTTACTTTGGGGCTTTTTCTACTAGTGATCAATGCACTAATGTTTTATTGGGCAGGTAGTTGGGTAGATGGTTTTTCAACAGGAGGATTAGGTACATCGTTTGTATTTAGTTTGTTTTATTCAACAGTGCTAACGTTTTTAGATTCCCTTTTTGGAGTGAGAAGAGATTAA
- a CDS encoding serine hydrolase yields the protein MKHFTLYFLVFFLLSNLSFGQKKANYKSEIKQLDKYCQSIIASWEVPSMTVGIVKDGELIFSKGYGTKEEGGKEVPNKNTLYAIASISKGFTATIIGQLVDEGKLHWDDKIVDYIPYFAVYDPYISQMITVKDILSHRVGLGTFSGDIMWYQSDYTSKEIIERIKYVDQSFELRDGFGYSNLMFITAGELIKTVTGKSWGENVQERILDPLGMDRTIYSLKELDKKGNYATPHMLIDNTVNKPIEWTSWEEIAATGGLISSVEDLSKWLTFNMNNGIIGEDTLMTASTRNTIWKLQNVYTSDLTKAKVNTHFSGYGLGWGIKDYHGKMRVSHSGGYDGMITMVTMIPDENLGVIVLTNGLKSPISAASNYAVDLFMGLDEIPDYSSKYLQYSNDRYKNDHRIKDIENSKVEGTKPTLDLTSYEGVYHSDLNGDITVRLKDGNLTIEFEHQNMLNAKLTHWNYDTFKMEWYRQSPWFTLGTVKFDTDNQNKIIGLSFDVPNNDFYFNEIKAKRIQ from the coding sequence ATGAAACACTTTACATTATATTTTTTAGTTTTTTTTTTGCTTTCAAATCTTTCTTTTGGACAGAAAAAAGCAAATTATAAGTCTGAAATAAAACAACTTGACAAATATTGTCAATCGATTATTGCTTCTTGGGAAGTTCCAAGTATGACTGTTGGGATTGTAAAAGACGGAGAATTAATTTTCTCTAAAGGCTATGGAACAAAAGAAGAAGGGGGAAAAGAAGTTCCCAATAAAAACACATTATATGCTATCGCTAGTATTTCAAAAGGGTTTACAGCTACAATAATAGGCCAATTAGTAGATGAAGGAAAACTACATTGGGACGATAAGATTGTTGATTATATTCCTTATTTCGCAGTGTATGATCCATATATTTCTCAGATGATTACTGTTAAAGATATTTTATCACATAGAGTAGGTCTAGGTACGTTTTCTGGTGACATTATGTGGTATCAATCAGATTATACATCAAAGGAAATTATTGAAAGAATTAAATACGTCGATCAGAGTTTCGAACTAAGAGATGGCTTCGGGTATTCGAATCTTATGTTTATCACCGCTGGTGAATTAATAAAGACAGTGACTGGTAAATCTTGGGGAGAAAACGTTCAAGAAAGAATTCTAGATCCATTGGGTATGGACCGAACAATCTATTCTTTAAAAGAACTAGATAAAAAGGGAAATTATGCTACACCTCATATGCTTATTGATAATACTGTAAACAAACCTATTGAATGGACAAGCTGGGAGGAAATAGCAGCGACAGGAGGTTTAATTTCATCTGTAGAAGACCTTTCAAAGTGGCTTACCTTTAACATGAATAATGGAATAATTGGTGAAGATACTTTAATGACAGCTTCAACAAGAAATACAATTTGGAAGTTACAGAATGTTTATACCTCTGACTTAACAAAAGCAAAGGTAAATACACATTTTTCAGGTTATGGTCTTGGATGGGGGATTAAGGATTATCATGGTAAAATGAGGGTAAGTCACTCAGGTGGATATGATGGTATGATTACTATGGTGACTATGATACCTGATGAAAATCTTGGTGTAATTGTTTTGACGAATGGTCTAAAGTCACCAATCAGTGCAGCATCAAACTATGCTGTAGATTTATTTATGGGTTTGGATGAAATTCCTGATTATAGTTCAAAATATTTACAATATTCTAATGATCGATATAAAAATGATCATAGAATAAAAGATATAGAAAATAGTAAAGTTGAGGGCACAAAACCAACACTTGACTTGACTTCTTATGAAGGGGTGTATCATTCTGACTTGAATGGGGATATTACAGTTAGACTAAAGGATGGAAATCTTACTATAGAGTTTGAACACCAAAACATGTTAAATGCAAAGTTGACACATTGGAATTATGATACTTTTAAGATGGAATGGTATAGACAAAGTCCTTGGTTTACTCTTGGTACTGTAAAATTTGATACTGATAACCAAAATAAGATAATTGGGCTTTCATTTGATGTTCCGAATAACGATTTCTATTTTAATGAAATAAAAGCAAAAAGAATACAGTAA
- a CDS encoding DNA-processing protein DprA, translating to MLDRLLLSILNIKGFGPKFLFRYKDYLIEAENSCETVLEAISFVFEKTNRIQKVALEEINEGINVANKILEDCSSYNIEVLNFLSQDYPQQVAEVTELWPLLYAVGNHKLLNRYSVGIIGTRTPDQVGMKISNRIGEYCTEEEVNLILNQQKGVTIEVLKEFDGTFVGVAASSLDQLYTPDHDIHSATMKCVVSPFPPTVTYDEYRYIEACKVVASLSNRLVLVQDAPTDDTRFVLSYFSRMERILGVILPVNNTLNHPKNAGNRLLIEKGKDGMISYCKAKDVNNKTFKCTIKVLENKNDFPQFFLEEELPF from the coding sequence ATGCTAGATAGACTCTTACTTTCCATATTGAATATCAAGGGTTTTGGTCCAAAATTCTTATTCAGATATAAAGATTACTTAATTGAGGCAGAGAATTCATGTGAAACTGTTTTAGAGGCAATTTCTTTTGTTTTTGAGAAAACCAATAGAATTCAAAAGGTGGCTTTAGAAGAAATCAATGAAGGTATTAATGTAGCAAATAAGATACTTGAAGATTGTTCATCATATAATATTGAAGTATTGAATTTTTTATCTCAGGATTACCCTCAACAAGTTGCTGAAGTAACCGAGTTATGGCCTTTACTTTACGCAGTAGGTAATCATAAGTTATTAAATAGATACTCTGTTGGAATTATTGGTACAAGAACTCCAGATCAGGTAGGTATGAAAATTTCAAATAGAATTGGAGAGTATTGTACAGAAGAAGAAGTGAATCTCATTTTAAATCAACAGAAAGGTGTTACCATAGAAGTACTAAAAGAGTTTGATGGAACGTTTGTTGGTGTTGCAGCTTCAAGTCTCGACCAACTTTATACACCAGACCATGATATACATAGTGCTACAATGAAATGTGTAGTATCTCCTTTTCCCCCTACTGTTACTTATGATGAATACAGATATATTGAAGCTTGTAAAGTGGTTGCTTCATTGTCAAATAGGTTAGTACTAGTACAGGATGCACCTACTGATGACACAAGATTTGTATTGAGTTACTTCTCTAGAATGGAAAGAATACTGGGGGTTATCTTACCAGTGAATAATACTTTAAACCACCCTAAAAACGCCGGTAATCGACTTTTAATAGAAAAAGGTAAAGATGGTATGATAAGTTATTGTAAGGCTAAGGACGTAAATAATAAGACGTTTAAATGTACCATTAAGGTTTTGGAGAATAAAAACGATTTTCCTCAGTTCTTTTTGGAGGAAGAATTACCTTTTTAA